In a single window of the Biomphalaria glabrata chromosome 5, xgBioGlab47.1, whole genome shotgun sequence genome:
- the LOC106064963 gene encoding probable global transcription activator SNF2L2 isoform X3, translating to MSEDSIYSQQQHMMSPMANRGKQMQGAMGQNMHPNMGGPGQQGMPMPNQGPGLTGMSPGHQMMQSGPGPNMGPGGPNTNIGSNQNMPMGSLGQNAIGGSLGGHGSPGIQMNNTIPPSSIGVMSNSIGGIPMQGIQDNTMPNASMGNMPPSGSAMPMQGHGQPPQSLVSGQMQSQGMGGPVQGMPPAMPGSSSSPNLSGSQMAGGAMGPPNQSVDPSTSQNQPGMPGGPPGPPRQTFNQAQLHQLRAQIKAYKLLSCNAPIPDTLRMAIEGKRPMAPFPGRPDGDPLQMQKIRMMQPGGHPQQPPQQHMQQQMGQGRGHNVGMQGPPPPQQDPSQQRMLGPPHQQQMQPQQIGVVGQQQAMQQQQQSQVLANLNKQNKIAPVSKPQGLDPLELLKERENRVGARIAHRIQELSKMPATMPEDMKLKGMIELRALRLLNFQRSLRAEVISTMRKDTTLETALNPKAYKRSKRQSLREARVTEKLEKQQKMEQDRKKRQKHQEYLNAVLQHAKDFKDFHRNVVAKIGKLNRAVITFHTNTEREQKKEQERIEKERMRRLMAEDEEGYRKLIDQKKDKRLAYLLSQTDEYVNSLATLVKEHKEEQRKKKQKKRKKKSSEDDTTLGEKRVKVMDPETGTVLSGDQAPLASQLEAWLEMNPNFQVAPKDDEEEEEEDDDESGEDEEEPEQEIEAQEENQSHADDDGEQNYYTLAHTIKEKITEQASILINGKLKEYQLKGLEWLVSLYNNNLNGILADEMGLGKTIQTIALITYLMERKHVNGPFLIIVPLSTLSNWMMEFDKWAPSVVKIPYKGSPNVRRTLAPQLKSTKFNVLLTTYEYIIKDKATLSKIRWKYMIIDEGHRMKNHHCKLTVILNTYYNAPNRLLLTGTPLQNKLPELWALLNFLLPSIFKACATFEQWFNAPFAMTGEKVELNQEETLLIIRRLHKVLRPFLLRRLKKEVESQLPEKVEYVIKCDMSALQRLIYNHMQSRGVLLTDGSEKDKKGKAGTKTLMNTIMQLRKICNHPFMFQHIEEAIADHLGIHGSISGPELYRSSGKFELLDRILPKLKQTNHKVLLFCQMTSLMSIMEDYFVYRGFRYLRLDGTTKSEDRGQLLNMFNSKDSPYFIFLLSTRAGGLGLNLQTADTVVIFDSDWNPHQDLQAQDRAHRIGQKNEVRVLRLMTVNSVEERIQAAARYKLNVDSKVIQAGMFDNKSTTSERKQFLQALLTQEADEDEEEDEFPDDETINQMIARTEDEFELFQRMDIERRRSEARDGNRKPRLMEEGELPLWIVKDDKEVERLTMEDEEDKLFGRGNRARKEVDYSDSLTEKQWLRAIEDGNLDEVVEEVSKKPKKPKKRKSEAATPSSSRKKQIDPLDDEPKEKKRRGRPPLEKQLPNPPAITKVMRKLYNIVVNYKDNDGRVLSTMFMRLPSRKAAPEYYEIIPNPLDFKKISTRISTHRYRTLDELEADIIELCQNAQSFNMEGSVIYEDSIVLQSVCTNAREKLEKDMAKGKQEDSSTEEENNSEEDEKEEESEEDCDDEDSQAPRSRKKKEGGGKKSKEAEKPRKNAKRRASVKVRHPIISDEESEEEKV from the exons ATGAGTGAGGACTCAATTTATTCCCAACAGCAGCATATGATGTCCCCAATGGCAAATCGTGGAAAACAAATGCAAGGTGCCATGGGACAAAACATGCATCCTAATATGGGGGGCCCTGGGCAGCAAGGCATGCCTATGCCTAATCAAGGGCCTGGATTGACCGGAATGTCACCTGGACATCAAATGATGCAGAGTGGGCCAGGACCTAACATGGGGCCTGGTGGTCCCAATACAAATATTGGTAGTAATCAAAACATGCCAATGGGTAGCCTCGGCCAGAACGCTATAGGTGGAAGTTTAGGGGGCCATGGATCTCCAGGGATACAGATGAACAATACTATCCCTCCATCTTCTATTGGTGTTATGTCTAATTCTATTGGAGGTATACCTATGCAAGGAATACAGGATAACACAATGCCTAATGCTTCAATGGGCAATATGCCTCCATCTGGATCAGCCATGCCAATGCAAGGTCATGGTCAGCCTCCACAAAGTTTGGTTTCAGGACAGATGCAAAGTCAAGGAATGGGTGGCCCAGTTCAAGGAATGCCACCAGCAATGCCAGGAAGTAGTTCCAGTCCTAATCTTTCTGGTTCTCAGATGGCAGGTGGTGCCATGGGGCCCCCCAATCAAAGTGTTGATCCAAGCACTAGTCAGA ATCAACCAGGAATGCCTGGTGGTCCTCCAGGTCCTCCTAGACAAACATTTAATCAGGCACAGCTTCATCAGTTACGTGCACAGATTAAAGCTTATAAACTTCTTTCTTGCAATGCTCCAATTCCTGACACTTTGCGAATGGCAATAGAGGGTAAACGGCCTATGGCACCTTTCCCAGGTAGACCAG atgGGGACCCACTTCAAATGCAAAAGATTCGTATGATGCAGCCGGGTGGTCATCCACAGCAACCTCCACAGCAACACATGCAGCAACAAATGGGACAGGGTCGAGGACATAATGTTGGCATGCAAGGGCCACCACCACCTCAGCAAGATCCTTCTCAACAGCGTATGCTAGGACCCCCACACCAACAGCAGATGCAGCCTCAACAAATAGGAGTTGTTGGTCAGCAGCAAGCAatgcagcaacaacaacaatctCAAGTTCTGGCAAATCTcaataagcaaaataaaattgctCCAGTGTCCAAACCACAAGGATTAGATCCCCTTGAATTATTAAAAGAAAGGGAAAATAG AGTTGGTGCAAGGATAGCTCATCGTATACAAGAACTGTCGAAAATGCCAGCAACTATGCCAGAAGATATGAAACTCAAAGGCATGATTGAGCTTAGAGCATTGCGTCTACTGAATTTCCAAAGATCT cTGCGAGCTGAAGTGATTTCAACCATGCGGAAAGATACAACATTGGAGACAGCCTTAAATCCAAAGGCATACAAACGCAGTAAGCGCCAGTCTCTGCGGGAAGCCAGAGTGacagaaaaacttgaaaaacaacaaaaaatggaaCAGGATAGAAAAAAACGCCAAAAGCACCAG GAATATTTGAATGCTGTTTTACAACACGCTAAAGATTTTAAAGATTTTCATCGAAATGTTGTGGCCAAAATTGGTAAACTCAACAGAGCTGTTATCACATTTCATACTAACACTGAAAGAGAACAGAAGAAAGAACAGGAAAGAATTGAGAAGGAACGTATGAGGAGACTGATG GCTGAAGATGAGGAAGGCTACAGAAAGCTTATTGATCAAAAGAAAGATAAGCGTTTAGCCTATCTTTTGTCCCAGACAGATGAATATGTTAACAGTTTGGCTACTCTTGTCAAAGAACATAAAGAAGAACaaaggaaaaagaaacaaaagaagagaaagaagaag AGTTCTGAAGATGATACTACTCTAGGAGAGAAAAGAGTGAAGGTGATGGATCCTGAAACTGGAACAGTTCTATCAGGCGATCAGGCTCCTTTAGCTAGTCAATTGGAGGCTTGGCTAGAGATGAATCCTAA CTTTCAAGTTGCACCTAAGGAtgatgaggaagaagaagaagaggatgATGATGAAAGTGGTGAAGAT GAAGAAGAACCAGAACAAGAAATTGAAGCCCAAGAAGAAAA ccAAAGTCATGCTGATGATGATGGTGAACAAAATTACTACACACTTGCTCACACTATTAAAGAGAAAATCACAGAGCAAGCTTCCATCTTAATTAATGGAAAATTAAAAGAATATCAG TTGAAAGGTCTGGAATGGCTTGTTTCACTTTACAACAACAATCTTAATGGAATCCTGGCTGATGAAATGGGTTTAGGTAAAACTATCCAGACTATTGCTCTTATCACCTATCTAATGGAAAGAAAACATGTCAATGGGCCATTTTTAATTATTGTCCCTCTCTC AACTTTGTCTAACTGGATGATGGAATTTGATAAATGGGCGCCTTCGGTTGTGAAAATTCCATACAAAGGTTCTCCTAATGTGAGACGTACTCTAGCTCCTCAGCTCAAGTCAACAAAATTCAATGTACTTTTGACTACTTATGAGTACATCATTAAAGATAAAGCTACTCTTTCTAAG ATACGTTGGAAATACATGATCATTGATGAGGGTCACAGAATGAAGAATCACCACTGCAAGCTCACTGTCATTCTTAACACGTACTACAATGCTCCAAACAGGCTTCTGCTCACTGGAACACCTCTACAA aacAAGCTTCCAGAATTGTGGGCTCTGCTTAACTTCTTGCTGCCATCCATCTTCAAAGCCTGTGCCACTTTTGAACAATGGTTCAATGCACCCTTTGCAATGACAGGTGAAAAG GTAGAGTTGAATCAGGAAGAAACATTGTTGATCATTCGACGTTTACATAaagtgttgaggcctttcttgTTGAGGCGCCTCAAAAAAGAAGTTGAATCTCAATTACCAGAAAAG GTTGAGTATGTGATCAAATGCGACATGTCAGCACTCCAGAGATTAATTTATAATCACATGCAGTCCAGGGGTGTTCTTCTTACTGATGGTTCAGAAAAAGATAAAAAG GGCAAAGCTGGCACTAAGACACTTATGAACACTATCATGCAGTTGAGAAAGATTTGTAATCATCCCTTTATGTTTCAACATATTGAGGAAGCTATTGCTGACCACTTGGGAATTCATGGCAGTATCAGCGG GCCTGAACTTTACCGTTCTTCTGGAAAATTTGAGCTACTAGATAGAATACTTCCTAAgctgaaacaaacaaatcacAAAGTTCTGTTGTTTTGTCAAATGACATCATTGATGAGTATCATGGAGGACTACTTTGTTTATAGAG gattcCGCTACCTTCGTCTGGATGGAACCACAAAATCAGAAGACAGAGGCCAGCTATTAAATATGTTCAATTCTAAAGATTCTCCATACTTTATCTTCCTGCTTAGTACACGAGCTGGTGGTTTGGGTCTTAACTTGCAGACTGCTGATACTGTGGTCATATTTGATTCAGATTGGAATCCTCATCAG GATCTACAAGCACAGGACAGAGCTCATCGTATTGGCCAGAAGAATGAAGTCAGAGTTCTAAGACTTATGACTGTCAATTCTGTTGAAGAACGCATTCAAGCTGCAGCCAGATATAAACTGAATGTTGACTCAAAGGTCATCCAGGCTGGTATGTTTGACAATAAATCCACTACATCTGAGAGAAAACAGTTTTTGCAAGCTTTGCTCACCCAAGAAGCTGATGAAGATGAG GAGGAAGATGAGTTTCCAGATGATGAGACTATAAATCAAATGATTGCCAGGACAGAAGATGAGTTTGAATTGTTCCAA CGAATGGACATTGAACGCAGAAGGTCAGAAGCCAGAGATGGCAATCGCAAACCTCGCTTAATGGAAGAAGGTGAACTTCCATTATGGATTGTTAAAGATGACAAAGAAGTAGAGAGGCTTACAATGGAAGATGAAGAAGATAAATTATTTGGTAGAGGAAATCGGGCTCGTAAAGAAGTAGATTATTCTGATTCATTGACTGAAAAACAATGGCTCAGG gctattGAAGATGGAAATTTAGATGAAGTTGTTGAAGAAGTTTCTAAAAAACCAAAGAAACCAAAAAAGCGAAAGTCAGAGGCTGCCACACCAAGTAgcagtagaaaaaaacaaattgacccACTTGATGATGagcctaaagaaaaaaagaggcgTGGCCGTCCACCATTGGAGAAGCAGCTGCCAAATCCCCCAGCCATTACGAAAGTAATGAGGAAACTCTACAACATTGTAGTCAACTATAAAGACAA TGATGGGAGGGTGCTGAGCACAATGTTTATGCGGCTGCCATCACGCAAGGCTGCACCAGAATACTATGAAATCATTCCCAACCCCTTGGACTTCAAGAAAATTAGT ACCCGTATTTCCACACATCGCTATCGTACTCTGGATGAGCTTGAAGCAGACATTATAGAGCTATGTCAGAATGCTCAAAGTTTCAATATGGAGGGTTCTGTT ATATATGAAGATTCAATCGTTCTACAATCAGTTTGTACAAATGCTAGGGAGAAACTTGAAAAAGACATGGCTAAAGGCAAACAAGAGGATTCTTCAACAGAAGAAGAAAACAATAGTGAAGAAgatgagaaagaagaagaaagtgaAGAAGATTGTGATGATGAAGACA GTCAGGCTCCTCGTTCTAGAAAAAAGAAGGAAGGTGGAGGCAAGAAATCTAAAGAa GCTGAAAAACCTCGTAAAAATGCTAAGAGAAGAGCTTCTGTTAAAGTGAGACATCCTATAATAAGTGATGAAGAAAGTGAAGAAGAGAAGGTCTGA
- the LOC106064963 gene encoding probable global transcription activator SNF2L2 isoform X1, with amino-acid sequence MSEDSIYSQQQHMMSPMANRGKQMQGAMGQNMHPNMGGPGQQGMPMPNQGPGLTGMSPGHQMMQSGPGPNMGPGGPNTNIGSNQNMPMGSLGQNAIGGSLGGHGSPGIQMNNTIPPSSIGVMSNSIGGIPMQGIQDNTMPNASMGNMPPSGSAMPMQGHGQPPQSLVSGQMQSQGMGGPVQGMPPAMPGSSSSPNLSGSQMAGGAMGPPNQSVDPSTSQNQPGMPGGPPGPPRQTFNQAQLHQLRAQIKAYKLLSCNAPIPDTLRMAIEGKRPMAPFPGRPDGDPLQMQKIRMMQPGGHPQQPPQQHMQQQMGQGRGHNVGMQGPPPPQQDPSQQRMLGPPHQQQMQPQQIGVVGQQQAMQQQQQSQVLANLNKQNKIAPVSKPQGLDPLELLKERENRVGARIAHRIQELSKMPATMPEDMKLKGMIELRALRLLNFQRSLRAEVISTMRKDTTLETALNPKAYKRSKRQSLREARVTEKLEKQQKMEQDRKKRQKHQEYLNAVLQHAKDFKDFHRNVVAKIGKLNRAVITFHTNTEREQKKEQERIEKERMRRLMAEDEEGYRKLIDQKKDKRLAYLLSQTDEYVNSLATLVKEHKEEQRKKKQKKRKKKSSEDDTTLGEKRVKVMDPETGTVLSGDQAPLASQLEAWLEMNPNFQVAPKDDEEEEEEDDDESGEDEEEPEQEIEAQEENQSHADDDGEQNYYTLAHTIKEKITEQASILINGKLKEYQLKGLEWLVSLYNNNLNGILADEMGLGKTIQTIALITYLMERKHVNGPFLIIVPLSTLSNWMMEFDKWAPSVVKIPYKGSPNVRRTLAPQLKSTKFNVLLTTYEYIIKDKATLSKIRWKYMIIDEGHRMKNHHCKLTVILNTYYNAPNRLLLTGTPLQNKLPELWALLNFLLPSIFKACATFEQWFNAPFAMTGEKVELNQEETLLIIRRLHKVLRPFLLRRLKKEVESQLPEKVEYVIKCDMSALQRLIYNHMQSRGVLLTDGSEKDKKGKAGTKTLMNTIMQLRKICNHPFMFQHIEEAIADHLGIHGSISGPELYRSSGKFELLDRILPKLKQTNHKVLLFCQMTSLMSIMEDYFVYRGFRYLRLDGTTKSEDRGQLLNMFNSKDSPYFIFLLSTRAGGLGLNLQTADTVVIFDSDWNPHQDLQAQDRAHRIGQKNEVRVLRLMTVNSVEERIQAAARYKLNVDSKVIQAGMFDNKSTTSERKQFLQALLTQEADEDEEEDEFPDDETINQMIARTEDEFELFQRMDIERRRSEARDGNRKPRLMEEGELPLWIVKDDKEVERLTMEDEEDKLFGRGNRARKEVDYSDSLTEKQWLRAIEDGNLDEVVEEVSKKPKKPKKRKSEAATPSSSRKKQIDPLDDEPKEKKRRGRPPLEKQLPNPPAITKVMRKLYNIVVNYKDNDGRVLSTMFMRLPSRKAAPEYYEIIPNPLDFKKISTRISTHRYRTLDELEADIIELCQNAQSFNMEGSVIYEDSIVLQSVCTNAREKLEKDMAKGKQEDSSTEEENNSEEDEKEEESEEDCDDEDSQAPRSRKKKEGGGKKSKEAEKPRKNAKRRASVKVRHPIISDEESEEEKDEDDDRRPSSRCSSRLSSASSSKKH; translated from the exons ATGAGTGAGGACTCAATTTATTCCCAACAGCAGCATATGATGTCCCCAATGGCAAATCGTGGAAAACAAATGCAAGGTGCCATGGGACAAAACATGCATCCTAATATGGGGGGCCCTGGGCAGCAAGGCATGCCTATGCCTAATCAAGGGCCTGGATTGACCGGAATGTCACCTGGACATCAAATGATGCAGAGTGGGCCAGGACCTAACATGGGGCCTGGTGGTCCCAATACAAATATTGGTAGTAATCAAAACATGCCAATGGGTAGCCTCGGCCAGAACGCTATAGGTGGAAGTTTAGGGGGCCATGGATCTCCAGGGATACAGATGAACAATACTATCCCTCCATCTTCTATTGGTGTTATGTCTAATTCTATTGGAGGTATACCTATGCAAGGAATACAGGATAACACAATGCCTAATGCTTCAATGGGCAATATGCCTCCATCTGGATCAGCCATGCCAATGCAAGGTCATGGTCAGCCTCCACAAAGTTTGGTTTCAGGACAGATGCAAAGTCAAGGAATGGGTGGCCCAGTTCAAGGAATGCCACCAGCAATGCCAGGAAGTAGTTCCAGTCCTAATCTTTCTGGTTCTCAGATGGCAGGTGGTGCCATGGGGCCCCCCAATCAAAGTGTTGATCCAAGCACTAGTCAGA ATCAACCAGGAATGCCTGGTGGTCCTCCAGGTCCTCCTAGACAAACATTTAATCAGGCACAGCTTCATCAGTTACGTGCACAGATTAAAGCTTATAAACTTCTTTCTTGCAATGCTCCAATTCCTGACACTTTGCGAATGGCAATAGAGGGTAAACGGCCTATGGCACCTTTCCCAGGTAGACCAG atgGGGACCCACTTCAAATGCAAAAGATTCGTATGATGCAGCCGGGTGGTCATCCACAGCAACCTCCACAGCAACACATGCAGCAACAAATGGGACAGGGTCGAGGACATAATGTTGGCATGCAAGGGCCACCACCACCTCAGCAAGATCCTTCTCAACAGCGTATGCTAGGACCCCCACACCAACAGCAGATGCAGCCTCAACAAATAGGAGTTGTTGGTCAGCAGCAAGCAatgcagcaacaacaacaatctCAAGTTCTGGCAAATCTcaataagcaaaataaaattgctCCAGTGTCCAAACCACAAGGATTAGATCCCCTTGAATTATTAAAAGAAAGGGAAAATAG AGTTGGTGCAAGGATAGCTCATCGTATACAAGAACTGTCGAAAATGCCAGCAACTATGCCAGAAGATATGAAACTCAAAGGCATGATTGAGCTTAGAGCATTGCGTCTACTGAATTTCCAAAGATCT cTGCGAGCTGAAGTGATTTCAACCATGCGGAAAGATACAACATTGGAGACAGCCTTAAATCCAAAGGCATACAAACGCAGTAAGCGCCAGTCTCTGCGGGAAGCCAGAGTGacagaaaaacttgaaaaacaacaaaaaatggaaCAGGATAGAAAAAAACGCCAAAAGCACCAG GAATATTTGAATGCTGTTTTACAACACGCTAAAGATTTTAAAGATTTTCATCGAAATGTTGTGGCCAAAATTGGTAAACTCAACAGAGCTGTTATCACATTTCATACTAACACTGAAAGAGAACAGAAGAAAGAACAGGAAAGAATTGAGAAGGAACGTATGAGGAGACTGATG GCTGAAGATGAGGAAGGCTACAGAAAGCTTATTGATCAAAAGAAAGATAAGCGTTTAGCCTATCTTTTGTCCCAGACAGATGAATATGTTAACAGTTTGGCTACTCTTGTCAAAGAACATAAAGAAGAACaaaggaaaaagaaacaaaagaagagaaagaagaag AGTTCTGAAGATGATACTACTCTAGGAGAGAAAAGAGTGAAGGTGATGGATCCTGAAACTGGAACAGTTCTATCAGGCGATCAGGCTCCTTTAGCTAGTCAATTGGAGGCTTGGCTAGAGATGAATCCTAA CTTTCAAGTTGCACCTAAGGAtgatgaggaagaagaagaagaggatgATGATGAAAGTGGTGAAGAT GAAGAAGAACCAGAACAAGAAATTGAAGCCCAAGAAGAAAA ccAAAGTCATGCTGATGATGATGGTGAACAAAATTACTACACACTTGCTCACACTATTAAAGAGAAAATCACAGAGCAAGCTTCCATCTTAATTAATGGAAAATTAAAAGAATATCAG TTGAAAGGTCTGGAATGGCTTGTTTCACTTTACAACAACAATCTTAATGGAATCCTGGCTGATGAAATGGGTTTAGGTAAAACTATCCAGACTATTGCTCTTATCACCTATCTAATGGAAAGAAAACATGTCAATGGGCCATTTTTAATTATTGTCCCTCTCTC AACTTTGTCTAACTGGATGATGGAATTTGATAAATGGGCGCCTTCGGTTGTGAAAATTCCATACAAAGGTTCTCCTAATGTGAGACGTACTCTAGCTCCTCAGCTCAAGTCAACAAAATTCAATGTACTTTTGACTACTTATGAGTACATCATTAAAGATAAAGCTACTCTTTCTAAG ATACGTTGGAAATACATGATCATTGATGAGGGTCACAGAATGAAGAATCACCACTGCAAGCTCACTGTCATTCTTAACACGTACTACAATGCTCCAAACAGGCTTCTGCTCACTGGAACACCTCTACAA aacAAGCTTCCAGAATTGTGGGCTCTGCTTAACTTCTTGCTGCCATCCATCTTCAAAGCCTGTGCCACTTTTGAACAATGGTTCAATGCACCCTTTGCAATGACAGGTGAAAAG GTAGAGTTGAATCAGGAAGAAACATTGTTGATCATTCGACGTTTACATAaagtgttgaggcctttcttgTTGAGGCGCCTCAAAAAAGAAGTTGAATCTCAATTACCAGAAAAG GTTGAGTATGTGATCAAATGCGACATGTCAGCACTCCAGAGATTAATTTATAATCACATGCAGTCCAGGGGTGTTCTTCTTACTGATGGTTCAGAAAAAGATAAAAAG GGCAAAGCTGGCACTAAGACACTTATGAACACTATCATGCAGTTGAGAAAGATTTGTAATCATCCCTTTATGTTTCAACATATTGAGGAAGCTATTGCTGACCACTTGGGAATTCATGGCAGTATCAGCGG GCCTGAACTTTACCGTTCTTCTGGAAAATTTGAGCTACTAGATAGAATACTTCCTAAgctgaaacaaacaaatcacAAAGTTCTGTTGTTTTGTCAAATGACATCATTGATGAGTATCATGGAGGACTACTTTGTTTATAGAG gattcCGCTACCTTCGTCTGGATGGAACCACAAAATCAGAAGACAGAGGCCAGCTATTAAATATGTTCAATTCTAAAGATTCTCCATACTTTATCTTCCTGCTTAGTACACGAGCTGGTGGTTTGGGTCTTAACTTGCAGACTGCTGATACTGTGGTCATATTTGATTCAGATTGGAATCCTCATCAG GATCTACAAGCACAGGACAGAGCTCATCGTATTGGCCAGAAGAATGAAGTCAGAGTTCTAAGACTTATGACTGTCAATTCTGTTGAAGAACGCATTCAAGCTGCAGCCAGATATAAACTGAATGTTGACTCAAAGGTCATCCAGGCTGGTATGTTTGACAATAAATCCACTACATCTGAGAGAAAACAGTTTTTGCAAGCTTTGCTCACCCAAGAAGCTGATGAAGATGAG GAGGAAGATGAGTTTCCAGATGATGAGACTATAAATCAAATGATTGCCAGGACAGAAGATGAGTTTGAATTGTTCCAA CGAATGGACATTGAACGCAGAAGGTCAGAAGCCAGAGATGGCAATCGCAAACCTCGCTTAATGGAAGAAGGTGAACTTCCATTATGGATTGTTAAAGATGACAAAGAAGTAGAGAGGCTTACAATGGAAGATGAAGAAGATAAATTATTTGGTAGAGGAAATCGGGCTCGTAAAGAAGTAGATTATTCTGATTCATTGACTGAAAAACAATGGCTCAGG gctattGAAGATGGAAATTTAGATGAAGTTGTTGAAGAAGTTTCTAAAAAACCAAAGAAACCAAAAAAGCGAAAGTCAGAGGCTGCCACACCAAGTAgcagtagaaaaaaacaaattgacccACTTGATGATGagcctaaagaaaaaaagaggcgTGGCCGTCCACCATTGGAGAAGCAGCTGCCAAATCCCCCAGCCATTACGAAAGTAATGAGGAAACTCTACAACATTGTAGTCAACTATAAAGACAA TGATGGGAGGGTGCTGAGCACAATGTTTATGCGGCTGCCATCACGCAAGGCTGCACCAGAATACTATGAAATCATTCCCAACCCCTTGGACTTCAAGAAAATTAGT ACCCGTATTTCCACACATCGCTATCGTACTCTGGATGAGCTTGAAGCAGACATTATAGAGCTATGTCAGAATGCTCAAAGTTTCAATATGGAGGGTTCTGTT ATATATGAAGATTCAATCGTTCTACAATCAGTTTGTACAAATGCTAGGGAGAAACTTGAAAAAGACATGGCTAAAGGCAAACAAGAGGATTCTTCAACAGAAGAAGAAAACAATAGTGAAGAAgatgagaaagaagaagaaagtgaAGAAGATTGTGATGATGAAGACA GTCAGGCTCCTCGTTCTAGAAAAAAGAAGGAAGGTGGAGGCAAGAAATCTAAAGAa GCTGAAAAACCTCGTAAAAATGCTAAGAGAAGAGCTTCTGTTAAAGTGAGACATCCTATAATAAGTGATGAAGAAAGTGAAGAAGAGAAG gatgaagatgatgatcggAGACCTTCATCAAGATGCTCTTCAAGATTATCATCTGCCAGCAGCAGTAAAAAACATTAA